CCAACTTTAACTTCCTCCCATGTAATAATTCCATTTGTAACTTCATATTTATTTTCTTTATTATCAAGAGGCTTAGCATTTTCTATTTCTTTTACTCTTTCAGAGGATAATGTAATCTTTATTAATCCATTATTGAACTCTGGCTGTGCATCAACAATCCACTCATCTTTCCCCAAGGTATCCACATCAACTGTAAAGCTTACCTTATATAATGAAATATGCTCCTCTTTGTTGTATGGATCAGGATTTGCATCAAACCCCTGTTTTATTGCTCTTTTAACAAGATCATGGTTTGCATAAAAAGCCATATCGCCCTCATAAGAATTTAAACCTATAGCTTTTGTAATACCTACTGGAGCCTTTCGAGTAATCGAAGATTGGTTATTTATAGTATACATGTACCCAAATGCATCAAGTTCTGGACATGTTAAAATATCTTCTTTTAAAATATCAAACTGGACAACCTCACCCCGTTCTGTTAATGTGACCGGACATGCCTTCCAATTGTAACCTTTAACCAATGTCTCAAAAAGGTAATGTCTCATAGCAGGTTTCCCTAAATAGCTAACTGTTTTATCACCCTGTTTTAACTTCTTTAATGATAGAATGTTTCCACCTATCTTCTCATCTCTGTTCAGTGCTGAAGCTTCAAAAATCAAAGTAACAGTTACATGCTTAAAATTATTTCTGTTTATTAATTCCATTTTCTACACCCTCCCATACTTTTTTATATTTTTTAATTTCAACCCAGTAGTCCACTCATAAAAGAATAAACTAAAATTTTAAAGTTTTCTATCGAGTATTTTGGATTAAAGGCATTTACAAGATCATGCTTTAATTCTTGCTGTGCATTCACAAACTCTCTTAAAAGTACATAAAAAACTTCTTCTCTTTTCCCAAGTCTTGTTAACTCGAGAATCCTAAAGGCTATACCTCTTGGAACTTTTTTATCCTCATCATAAAATCTCTTATAAAGCTCGGAGTTTTTTAATGATTCTCCATATCTTTTCACCCTATCACATAGCTCACTGATATTTTGAAGAGAAATCTCATAAAACAATGCCCAAAGTTTAACCTTATCTTCATCCTTTGCATTTTTTGCTGCAAACTCCAGTATTTTTTCGAGCTCAAAACCAAGTTTTTTGTAATTGTTAATTGCTTTTTCGAATACGTCAATTTTAATCTGATTTTCCTTTATTGCTTTTTCTAAGCTTTCTTTTATTTCATCAAAATTGAAATTGAAACTTTCTCTCATACAAAAACCTCCCTCTTAATTTTCTCTTCAATCAATGCATAGAGTTTAAAAAGTTTGTAAGATAAATTGGTCAAATTATCAATATTTTTTTGTAGCTTAATATTTTCCTTTACAAACTCTTTATCATTTTGTTTAAGCTTCTCTACTGAATAGTTTAAAAGAGAAATTTTTAATATTCTTTCACCAAGTTCCATTATTTTTGAAAAATCATTATTCAATACAAAACTTAATATACTGAGTTCCCCAATATCATTTAATAATGTTGCAATCTCGCGATTCGAGAGAAGAACAGTCGTTTCATACAGAATGGAAAAGAAATCTACTTTTTTGTTATATAAAGTAACAATTTCTATATTCATCATTGTCCACTTTCCAAGTTGAATATTGAGTTTTAAAGCCATTTCTATAAGTGACATACCCAGAAGTTCTTTTGTTCTGGATATTCTTTCTCTTTTATAAATGGTTTGTACATACTCATTTAAATGCCACATTACCTCAAACGAGGGAGCATTTACAAACATTTTTAAACCATCAGCTAAATCTGTCATACAAACATGGTAATGAAGAATTAGATAGGCACAGAGCGGGCAAATATATAAACTATCAGCATTATTACAGAATGAA
The Caldicellulosiruptor morganii DNA segment above includes these coding regions:
- the cas7i gene encoding type I-B CRISPR-associated protein Cas7/Cst2/DevR: MELINRNNFKHVTVTLIFEASALNRDEKIGGNILSLKKLKQGDKTVSYLGKPAMRHYLFETLVKGYNWKACPVTLTERGEVVQFDILKEDILTCPELDAFGYMYTINNQSSITRKAPVGITKAIGLNSYEGDMAFYANHDLVKRAIKQGFDANPDPYNKEEHISLYKVSFTVDVDTLGKDEWIVDAQPEFNNGLIKITLSSERVKEIENAKPLDNKENKYEVTNGIITWEEVKVGNKKKYKITFELNEKEKKERIKQILEAIKDGLYAQSSGETNTIVPLFMIAGYVKVPSPVFHPYIFVEPVCSNQTYKVLGVIDALRNSWIINKVYIMDCKRMQIEGKEEFIKNVKDEKRISIIKDWDEFINEL